A section of the Corvus hawaiiensis isolate bCorHaw1 chromosome 16, bCorHaw1.pri.cur, whole genome shotgun sequence genome encodes:
- the ATP6V0C gene encoding V-type proton ATPase 16 kDa proteolipid subunit c — MSSSASPEYASFFAVMGASAAMVFSALGAAYGTAKSGTGIAAMSVMRPELIMKSIIPVVMAGIIAIYGLVVAVLIANALSPEITLFKSFLQLGAGLSVGLSGLAAGFAIGIVGDAGVRGTAQQPRLFVGMILILIFAEVLGLYGLIVALILSTK, encoded by the exons GTGATGGGCGCTTCGGCCGCCATGGTCTTCAGCG ccttgGGAGCTGCATATGGAACAGCAAAGAGTGGCACAGGTATTGCAGCCATGTCTGTCATGAGGCCTGAGCTGATCATGAAGTCCATCATCCCTGTGGTCATGGCGGGTATTATAGCAATCTATGGCCTCGTAGTGGCAGTGCTCATTGCCAATGCCCTCTCACCTGAGATCACGCTATTCAA GAGCTTCCTTCAGCTGGGTGCTGGCTTGAGCGTGGGTCTCAGCGGTCTGGCTGCTGGCTTTGCCATCGGCATCGTGGGCGATGCAGGTGTCcggggcacagcacagcagcccaggTTATTTGTGGGGATGATCCTCATTTTGATCTTCGCTGAAGTCTTGGGTCTCTATGGCCTCATTGTTGCCCTTATCCTCTCCACGAAGTAA